A genomic stretch from Gallus gallus isolate bGalGal1 chromosome 13, bGalGal1.mat.broiler.GRCg7b, whole genome shotgun sequence includes:
- the LTC4S gene encoding leukotriene C4 synthase isoform X1 has protein sequence MRSWFPRSVCCACGMEAAALCDGEWLLQVGGITPRDVTRALKAYFALQVIYARRKYKISPPDTMGHPEFERIFRAQANCTEYFPIFLSLLWVAGIFFHQGVAAACGVLYLHARFRYFRGYTQAAQGRLGPLYASARLLWLLLGLAVAGLLAHFLLPPSRPWVPVWPFWLLGAH, from the exons ATGCGGAGCTGGTTCCCCCGTTCTGTTTGCTGTGCATGTGGGATGGaagctgctgccctctgtgaTGGTGAGTGGCTGCTCCAGGTTGGAGGCATTACGCCCAGGGACGTCACCAGGGCACTAAAAG CCTACTTTGCACTGCAGGTGATCTACGCCCGGCGGAAGTACAAGATCTCCCCCCCGGACACAATGGGTCACCCCGAGTTTGAGCGGATCTTCAGGGCTCA GGCGAACTGCACCGAGTACTTCCCcatcttcctctctctcctctggGTTGCCGGGATCTTCTTCCATCAAG GTGTGGCCGCAGCCTGTGGTGTGCTGTACCTCCATGCGCGCTTCCGCTACTTCCGGGGCTACACGCAGGCCGCGCAGGGACG GTTGGGGCCGCTGTATGCCAGCGCCcggctgctgtggctgctgctggggctggcgGTGGCCGGGCTGCTGGCACACTTCCTGCTGCCCCCGTCCCGCCCCTGGGTGCCAGTGTGGCCCTTCTGGCTGCTCGGTGCCCACTGA
- the LTC4S gene encoding leukotriene C4 synthase isoform X2, giving the protein MRSWFPRSVCCACGMEAAALCDAYFALQVIYARRKYKISPPDTMGHPEFERIFRAQANCTEYFPIFLSLLWVAGIFFHQGVAAACGVLYLHARFRYFRGYTQAAQGRLGPLYASARLLWLLLGLAVAGLLAHFLLPPSRPWVPVWPFWLLGAH; this is encoded by the exons ATGCGGAGCTGGTTCCCCCGTTCTGTTTGCTGTGCATGTGGGATGGaagctgctgccctctgtgaTG CCTACTTTGCACTGCAGGTGATCTACGCCCGGCGGAAGTACAAGATCTCCCCCCCGGACACAATGGGTCACCCCGAGTTTGAGCGGATCTTCAGGGCTCA GGCGAACTGCACCGAGTACTTCCCcatcttcctctctctcctctggGTTGCCGGGATCTTCTTCCATCAAG GTGTGGCCGCAGCCTGTGGTGTGCTGTACCTCCATGCGCGCTTCCGCTACTTCCGGGGCTACACGCAGGCCGCGCAGGGACG GTTGGGGCCGCTGTATGCCAGCGCCcggctgctgtggctgctgctggggctggcgGTGGCCGGGCTGCTGGCACACTTCCTGCTGCCCCCGTCCCGCCCCTGGGTGCCAGTGTGGCCCTTCTGGCTGCTCGGTGCCCACTGA